A window of the Cicer arietinum cultivar CDC Frontier isolate Library 1 chromosome 6, Cicar.CDCFrontier_v2.0, whole genome shotgun sequence genome harbors these coding sequences:
- the LOC101507910 gene encoding protein EMSY-LIKE 3-like produces MDYEPYDSSGTDDDLPPTHQNRIPRGGRIAGNGRSAVGSIPYPRVYGEIDMETQIHQLEQEAYSSVLRAFKAQADAITWEKESLITELRKELRLSNEEHRELLGRVNADDTIRRIREWRQTGGHQPGVLSTGQALHDSIPSPTVSASRKKQKITPSVPSRSFGGPSPPFHPQTVAAPHQPSSSAPKRGSVPGSKGKKQKPGQILPGVSSAKQFPPLGPGGRNQVPNRAVMGELAEGGSFGTLIGRRVRTRWPDDNNFYEAVISDYNPNDGRHNLVYDMGTANETWEWVKLSEISPEDIQWVGEDPGINQRGGFGGSGHGMNRSVGRDSVPGIGRGRGVPKGQSRKDFLSSQNGVLKKAPDDIQILHTDTLIKEVERVFSANHPDPLEIEKAKKVLKDHEQALVDALARLADLSDGESDGAGHHFPRGQSME; encoded by the exons GAACCGATGATGATCTTCCGCCAACCCATCAAAATAGAATTCCCAGGGGAGGACGTATTGCTGGGAATGGAAGATCCGCTGTTGGTTCAATACCATACCCCAGGGTGTATGGTGAAATTGATATGGAAACACAAATTCATCAACTTGAGCAGGAAGCATACAGTTCGGTTCTGAGAGCCTTTAAAGCTCAAGCTGATGCAATTACTTGG GAGAAAGAAAGTTTGATTACAGAACTGAGAAAGGAGCTGAGATTATCTAATGAGGAACACAGAGAACTCCTTGGTCGGGTTAATGCGGATGACACGATACGGAGGATAAG GGAATGGAGACAGACAGGTGGCCATCAGCCCGGCGTACTGAGTACTGGTCAAGCTCTACATGATTCAATTCCAAGTCCAACCGTTTCTGCATCTCGCAAAAAGCAGAAGATTACACCATCCGTACCATCACGTTCTTTTGGTGGGCCTTCTCCCCCATTTCACCCCCAAACGGTGGCTGCACCCCACCAGCCATCTTCTTCTGCACCAAAACGAGGATCTGTTCCTGGATCAAAGGGAAAGAAGCAAAAGCCT GGTCAAATATTACCTGGTGTATCTTCAGCAAAGCAGTTTCCTCCTTTGGGACCAGGTGGAAGGAATCAAGTACCTAATAGAGCTGTCATGGGTGAGCTTGCTGAGGGAGGATCATTTGGTACACTGATCGGTAGGAGAGTGCGGACAAGATGGCCTGACGACAATAACTTCTATGAAGCTGTTATCTCTGATTACAATCCAAATGAT GGACGGCATAATCTGGTCTATGACATGGGGACTGCAAATGAAACTTGGGAATGGGTTAAATTGTCAGAG ATATCTCCTGAAGATATTCAGTGGGTAGGTGAGGATCCTGGAATTAACCAGCGTGGGGGTTTTGGGGGCTCTGGTCATGGAATGAATAGGTCTGTAGGGCGTGATAGTGTTCCGGGAATTGGAAGAGGTAGAGGGGTTCCAAAGGGTCAATCTAGAAAAGATTTCTTGTCATCACAGAATGGCGTGTTAAAGAAGGCTCCTGATGATATTCAGATACTTCACACAGACACACTAATAAAGGAG GTGGAGAGGGTATTTAGTGCAAATCATCCTGATCCCCTTGAAATTGAGAAAGCGAAGAAAGTATTGAAG GATCACGAGCAGGCTCTTGTTGATGCACTTGCAAGACTTGCTGATCTTTCTGATGGTGAAAGTG